The nucleotide sequence ggaaagacctagtgagtaacgacacggccgagggtcatcggtcaacgacataaggggtcgctagttgggccgcccaaggggccgaggagcaaggttgttacaataaaaaggcgtctttttattgtaacgacccggccccttgggcggcatatttggcgaccccttggcggtcccttgggcggcccaattaGCGGCCCAAATTGGCCacctcttatgtcgtcgaccgacgaccctcagtCGTGctattactcactaggacttcccacccctggccagtggatttttgtcttccccaagattcgaactctagacctccaggctaagtactctagacctccaggttaagttagtcttattttatttttggtaatttttcgttgctaactaacttaaaccacttaaccctccctccccctttgacattcatcaaaaaaaaatgcAAGATAGATAAAAATAagcgaataaaaaaaataatgcaatAGAGAATTCCAACTAAAATCATATTGACTTGGGAGAGTTTAaagtagaaaattttaaaatttttgcttaaaatttttcttttaagtttttcaaaataactaaattttgaaaaatagctaactTAGGttgaaaatcaaattaactttCAAAATAAGCTTGCAAACATAAGGtaaatttaaaaacaattttcaaacataagttgtaTAGaggctaattttcaaaaataagtttacaaaaatatgtttatataaattttcaaaaatatatttgtataaaaATCATCTATAGATTATAAAAGATAAGTTTACAAACTCTGATTTTCAAAGTCAACAAAATCCAATTTCCCATTTTCAAAACTGAGTttgtaaaatccaattttcaaagacaagtcaattttcaaaactaagcttttgaaagtcattttcaagaataagtttttgttggtgcgggaagcatccgacgatcgaacctaagttttgataatagcaaagggattcaaagttaagattacttgttttctaacgtgcttgaatgaggtttcaggaaagtcctaactgcggttaggcaggtgaaaatcctaaggggtgataaccttagctcctagggcgtggtaaccctaggggaaggaaaaatcctaaccttaggtcctgggggtggtaaccctaggtggaggaaaaccctagggtgcggtaaccctaggtcttaggggtggtaaccctaggtggagaaaaaccctaggtggcggtaaccctaggtcctagggggtggtaaccctaggcagaaagtccaatcggtttggaggaccggactggcattaggtaactctcctaagtggagtaggtgagggcacattccccgtagagggaacagtaggtgtcgggtcgacctagggtttccagtcggaaatctgaagtcagatccGGACAATCCGATGGCTGTCAAttatgttggttaatcctaggaaaacataccggttccattgtataaaaaattttgtacaagtgtcgaacctttccttaaataacctattgtgttctttagaagttaaattacgaatcgcagacggaacttaacatcattaattccaaatttaacttatctgttcttaatggtttcactacaacaaaaatattaaaagacaacggttaaaaaccgttgtcgtaggcctttaaaaccgttgtaattggcagtgttgttaaaagtggggggctacgacaacggttttaaaccgttgtctttgaatgaaaagacaacagttttgcaacggttttaaaccgttgtcttttaattaaaagacaacgatttaaaaccgttgttatttaGAGCATTTTCTGCCAGTTACAAttgtttttggggctacgacaacggtttttaaccgttgtctttgaggatgatagacaacaataacaattttaaaccgttgtcttttaaattattatcttttaataccaatatatcagattttaatttaaatatataataaagaatcatataatcaagaaagaatattccccacatcaatatcattcaaaatgttagttatacaagaattacaatcacaaaagaagaaacatatctcatgttcaaataaaatttatcccaatacaaataaacaaataaactctatttacaactaatgaacaatagccaaaagactagaaacttttaATGGTGGTTCATGTCATGTAGGGTTGCACTTAAttattatcaacccaagtcccatcacaatcttcaacttgtacgATTTCATTGGACTCCACTTTCTCACTTGCTTATTTTTTCATACCAACCTTTTCCAATATGAAGTTGGTGCCGAAGACTTGATAAGGTGGTTGGATGAGAATGAGAAGGGAGACGAGGAGGCAAGCCAAGCCAACCTTGAGGGAAAAGGTCACCCTGTCTGTGTCCTCTTTGGCAAACTCCCACGCTTCCATCATCAATTTCCTCATTGGTATCGTGACTTTGCCATTATGATCCTTGGTAGACTTCTTCATGCTTTCTGATTGTGGTGTTGCGTTTGGCGGCAAGCAAATGTCGATCTGAATACTGCTACCTTTCTTTCCGTTCATTGTAGTTCTACATGTAAGAAAACAACATCTATAGCACAGGTatacaagaaaatttaaaaaataaaagtctATCTATATGTCTTACCTGAAGAATAGGGTGATTGTTGACAATGTTCTATTATTGATTTTGTAACATGGCATTTGTAGGTCATAAATCTCTCTGATTTTGGTACTCCTGGAGCTGATGCTAACAATATATTGTATCTGAGGGAAATTGATGATGCTGACAAGCTTGTGGCGGCCATCCAAGCAATGAAGAACGGGAAGGTTGTCATTGTTGGAGGTGGATACATTGGGCTTGAACTTAGTGTCGTTATGAAGATTAACAACTTTGATGTCACTATGGTGTATCCTGAACCCTGATACAGTATGTCCATTGCCTATATCCTTTAACTTCTCCCTATCTCTCTTTAACAAAATCAAAGTTAACACCATATATGCAGAAGTACACGGTCCGAAAGAATTATCTTTGGTTAATTCTACCCAAGCAACAAATATAAGAGACTTGTCAATTACCGTGTCACAGGATCCTTAATCTCTCTTCCTTCGTGCAGTGCCGAGGCTATTTACTCCAGATATCGCTGCTTTCTATGAAGCTTATTATGCAAACAAGGGAGTCAAAATAGACAAGGGCACACTAGTCATCAGATTTAATTCTGACACCAATGGGGATGTATGTTTTTATTCTTTAGCAGTGTGCGTTTTGTTTTTTCAGGAATTAGATGATACTCTTTGTTATTAATAGGTAAcatcagtcaagttgaaggatggAAGAGTACTCGATGCAGATACTCTTTGTTATTAACAGGTAAcatcagtcaagttgaaggatggAAGAGTTGCAGGCACTCTTTGTTATTGCACCAATTTTAGGTTAACCATACTAGTTTGCATTAACAATAATTAATGAAGAACATTGTGAGTCCTCAATTTACTAACATATGACAAATAAACAatattaagaaaataatagaacttCTTGTCATTTACTTGATTTAGTTTGGGAAGTTGAGAGTAATTGGACTCAGGACaaggaaattaataatttaaagaaaaacAACCCTAGCTGTTAATCTACTTATATTTTCTTATTATCAATTTCAATGCATAATACTAATGTTATATGAAGTTGGAAATGTAAATTTTTGATATCTTGCCAATTTTTAGTGATATGTCTAATGGTTGCAACTTTATAATTTTACTGACCATATCCTTATTCAGCAAGTGTGTGTACCTTTGAGGATGATACTATTCCATGTAGTC is from Zingiber officinale cultivar Zhangliang chromosome 7B, Zo_v1.1, whole genome shotgun sequence and encodes:
- the LOC122004358 gene encoding uncharacterized protein LOC122004358, translating into MVLTLILLKRDREKLKDIGNGHTVSGFRIHHSDIKVVNLHNDTKFKPNVSTSNNDNLPVLHCLDGRHKLVSIINFPQIQYIVSISSRSTKIREIYDLQMPCYKINNRTLSTITLFFRTTMNGKKGSSIQIDICLPPNATPQSESMKKSTKDHNGKVTIPMRKLMMEAWEFAKEDTDRVTFSLKVGLACLLVSLLILIQPPYQVFGTNFILEKVGMKK